Proteins co-encoded in one Trueperella abortisuis genomic window:
- a CDS encoding alpha/beta fold hydrolase has translation MPADTTCITLPGPWRHEYIRANGAQFHAAIAGAHTPDKPLVLLVHGFPQYWWAWRNQIEPLNAAGYHVVAIDQRGIGGSDKTPGSEDGLTLASDLVAIVRALGARKAVVVGHGRGGALAWSAVSMEQDLFAGLVTVSSPHPRTLHRLGMHVTLRTWRHVLTSALTPISGRNLARETVVRTLLTEWSAPGNDGASSQAEIYTQALQLPGAAKIAINQLRWTWSSQRTPTGRTYLRTSANSVHIPVLAIRGEADPLLPDRAWDKDLEFSTGPYHKARVRGAGHFVAEEQPEATTRLLLDFLGSLS, from the coding sequence ATGCCCGCCGACACCACCTGCATCACACTGCCCGGACCCTGGCGTCACGAATACATCCGGGCCAACGGCGCCCAATTCCACGCCGCGATAGCCGGCGCCCACACCCCGGACAAGCCGCTCGTCCTGCTCGTCCACGGCTTCCCCCAGTATTGGTGGGCGTGGCGCAACCAGATCGAGCCGCTGAACGCCGCCGGCTACCACGTCGTGGCCATCGACCAGCGCGGGATCGGCGGGTCCGACAAAACCCCAGGTTCCGAGGACGGGCTCACCCTCGCCTCCGACCTGGTGGCGATCGTTCGGGCGCTCGGGGCGCGCAAGGCCGTCGTCGTCGGGCATGGGCGCGGCGGGGCGTTGGCCTGGAGCGCGGTGTCGATGGAGCAGGATCTTTTCGCCGGGCTCGTCACCGTCTCCTCCCCCCATCCGCGCACGCTTCACCGACTCGGCATGCACGTGACACTGCGGACGTGGCGCCACGTGCTGACCTCCGCGCTCACCCCGATCTCCGGGCGCAACCTCGCCCGCGAAACCGTGGTGCGGACGCTGCTGACCGAGTGGTCGGCTCCCGGCAACGACGGGGCCTCCAGCCAGGCTGAAATTTACACCCAGGCGTTGCAGCTGCCCGGCGCCGCGAAGATCGCCATCAACCAGCTGCGCTGGACGTGGAGCTCGCAGCGCACACCCACCGGGCGCACCTACCTGCGGACCTCCGCCAACTCCGTTCACATCCCGGTGCTCGCGATCCGCGGCGAGGCCGACCCGCTCCTACCCGACCGCGCCTGGGACAAGGACCTCGAGTTCTCCACCGGGCCCTACCACAAGGCGCGGGTGCGCGGTGCGGGGCATTTCGTGGCTGAGGAACAACCCGAGGCCACCACGCGCCTGCTGCTCGACTTCCTCGGGAGCCTCAGCTAA
- the nth gene encoding endonuclease III translates to MMEPGSPEQVEEILRRLAALYPDAACELNFTSPFELLVATILSAQTTDVRVNQVTPALFARYPDARALAGATPAELEEIVRPLGFFRAKARSLSRLGRALLEDHDGVVPATLEELVKLPGVGRKTANVVLGNAFGVPGITVDTHVGRLTWRWGWTEQTDPVKAERELMEIMPREHWTMDCHRIIFHGRRVCHARRPACVQCALVDVCPSREP, encoded by the coding sequence ATGATGGAACCTGGCTCGCCCGAGCAGGTGGAGGAGATTCTGCGGCGCCTCGCCGCCCTCTACCCCGACGCCGCCTGCGAACTGAACTTCACCAGCCCATTCGAACTTCTTGTCGCGACGATCCTGTCCGCCCAGACCACCGACGTGCGGGTCAACCAGGTCACCCCCGCTCTTTTCGCTCGCTACCCCGACGCGCGGGCCCTCGCCGGCGCCACCCCGGCCGAGCTTGAGGAGATTGTGCGCCCGCTGGGCTTCTTCCGCGCGAAGGCAAGGTCGCTCTCGCGCCTCGGTAGGGCGCTGCTTGAGGATCACGACGGCGTCGTGCCCGCAACCCTGGAGGAGCTGGTCAAGTTACCGGGCGTGGGGCGGAAGACGGCGAACGTCGTGCTCGGCAACGCCTTCGGTGTGCCGGGGATCACGGTGGACACCCATGTGGGCCGGCTGACCTGGCGCTGGGGATGGACGGAACAAACCGACCCGGTCAAGGCTGAACGGGAGCTCATGGAGATCATGCCGCGCGAGCACTGGACGATGGACTGCCACCGGATCATCTTCCACGGGCGGCGGGTGTGCCACGCGCGCCGCCCCGCGTGTGTGCAGTGCGCTTTGGTCGACGTGTGCCCGTCTCGAGAGCCATGA